In one window of Bdellovibrio bacteriovorus W DNA:
- a CDS encoding tyrosine specific protein phosphatase (COG2365 Protein tyrosine/serine phosphatase) codes for MNLKGGVNFRCLGGYRSDCGRTVKSGILYRSGTLSRLTKEDLELLGRSEISFILDYRDEQESAKDQDQVWQGVRYELWPANPKDESSSAAVGDFFSNDHLEALPEDFMEVLYKKLPFDNKAYQRLFEEMRKGKGIVQHCAVGKDRTGVGSALLLLSLGVSEDQVISDYLITEKTLAPYREHVFKELGSGWSARAQEVFRTMMSANADWLEASFQEIKKKYQNWDSYFVSEYSLDMEQRESLKGVYLE; via the coding sequence GTGAATCTTAAAGGTGGCGTGAACTTTAGATGCTTAGGCGGATATCGCAGCGACTGTGGTCGCACGGTAAAGTCGGGGATATTGTATCGTTCAGGGACATTGTCTCGCTTGACGAAAGAAGATCTCGAGCTTCTGGGGCGCTCTGAAATTTCTTTTATACTCGACTATAGGGACGAACAAGAATCAGCCAAGGACCAAGATCAGGTCTGGCAAGGGGTTCGTTATGAGTTATGGCCAGCCAACCCAAAGGATGAATCCAGCAGCGCCGCCGTGGGCGACTTTTTTTCAAACGATCATTTAGAGGCGTTGCCAGAGGACTTCATGGAGGTTCTCTATAAGAAGCTTCCGTTTGATAATAAAGCCTACCAAAGACTCTTTGAAGAGATGCGCAAGGGGAAGGGGATTGTTCAGCACTGTGCTGTTGGCAAAGATCGTACAGGCGTTGGTTCAGCACTATTACTTTTATCCCTGGGTGTTTCAGAAGATCAGGTCATCAGCGATTATCTCATTACAGAAAAAACTCTAGCACCTTACCGCGAGCATGTTTTTAAAGAACTAGGTTCGGGTTGGAGTGCCCGTGCTCAGGAAGTTTTTAGAACAATGATGAGTGCAAATGCAGACTGGTTAGAAGCAAGCTTTCAAGAAATTAAAAAGAAGTACCAAAACTGGGATTCTTATTTCGTTTCAGAGTACTCCTTGGATATGGAGCAGAGAGAATCTCTGAAAGGTGTTTATTTAGAGTAA